CCGACGGACACGCCTTGGCCCTGGACGATCGGTTGGGGACGTCGGTCCGGAGGCTGGAAGAAATCACGGGGCGCATCCGCTCGGTGATCGCGGACCTGCGGCCTCCGCTTCTCGACGATTACGGGCTGGCGGCGACGCTGGAATGGGCGGCCGAGGAGTTCACCCGGAAATCGGGTCTGCCGGTGAAAACCTGGATCGAAGAGGGCTTTCCCCGGCTCAAGCCGCTGGCCGAGATCGCCCTGGCCCGCATCGTCGGGGAAGCGCTGACGAATGTCCATCGCCACGCCCGCGCCTCCCGGGTCGTCCTCTCGCTTGAGGCGGACGAGCACAACGCCAATCTGATGATCAAGGACGACGGGGTCGGCTTCTGGCTCGAGAAGACCCGCCGGGCGGCGGCCGCCAGCCATTGGGGGCTGTCCATCATGAGAGAGCGGGCCGAGGCGGTGGGAGGAAAATTCCGGATCGTCTCGGCGCCGGGGTCGGGAACCCAGGTGCTGGTCGAGGTGCCGCGATGACCGTCTCCGTCTACCTGGCCGACGATCATCGGATCATGCGCGACGGCTTGCGGACGCTGATCGAGGCCCGCCCGGGACTGCGCGTCATCGGCGAATCGGGCGACGGCCGGGTCACGGTCCGGGAAGTCGTCCGGCTCAAGCCCGACGTCGTCCTGCTCGACATCGCCATGCCGGGCCTCAACGGAATCGAGGCGGCGCGCGAGATCCGCCGGCGATGCCCTGCGGTCGAGATCATCATCCTCTCGATGCACTCCACTAATGAGCATGTCTACCGGGCCCTGGAGGCCGGGGCGCGGGGCTACTTGCTCAAGGAATGCGCCGGCCCCGAGGTCATCGAAGCCGTCCTGGCGGCCAAGGCGGGGCGGCGCTATTTGAGCGGGAAGATTTCGGAGCGGGAGGTCGAGGAATTTCGGCGGCGGCGCGAGGCCGGCAAGACGGCCAGCCCGCTCGACCGGCTCAGCCCGCGCGAACGGGAGATCCTCCAGCTCGTGGTCGAGGGCAAGTCGAGCGCGGCCATCGCCAAGATCGTGTTCCTGTCGCCCAAGACGGTCGAAACCTACCGCAGTCGCTTGATGAAAAAGCTGGAGGTGGCGGATCTGCCGTCGCTCATCCGGTACGCCGTGGCCAACGGGCTGACGCCCGCCTGAAAAGTCAAACTCTCCCGACTTGCCGCCCATGCCCGGAAAGACGACAATACTTCTCACCCTGGTGGAGGCCGGCTCCAGCCGTTTTCAGCAAACCCCGTTTTCCCCTTTTGGGCGGGGGTCTATCCGAGAGGGGTCAGGTCTTAAGATATAAGTTTTCTCGAGCCGGTTTTTGTAAATGGGAGCCTATTCATATCAAAAAAATAGAAAACTTATATCTTAAGACCTGACCCCTTCTTAAAGCCATTTTAAGAAGGTCACTCCGAACGTCAACCGGCTGCGGAAGGGATCCGGGGGCGGCGGCCCGCCGGCCAGGTAGGTGATCTTGCGGATCCCGATGAACGGCCGGACCTCGATCTCGCGCCCGAAGGCGATAAACGCCTTTCCGTGCGCCGATTGCTGCTCGTCGTTGGCCTCGAGCAGAAACTCGGCTCCGGCCTTGGCCAGGCCGCTCCCCAGCGAGAAATTCACCCCCAGCTTCAACCGGGCGTCATAGGCGAAGGCGAAATCGTAGCCTATGGCGATCTCGAACCGAATCGGCTTGTCCAGCCTTTCGAACTCGGGCTGATTGCGCACCAGCAAGCCGGTGGCCAGGTGGGACCGGAAGCGCACGGCCTTGTCCACGGGCATATCGATGACATACCGGGCGTACCAGGCGGCCCGCATGCCGCCCGGCAGGGTCCGTTCATACTCGGCCGAGGCCGCGTGCAGCATCCGATCGGGCCAGAACTGGGCGAAGAAGCTGCTCCCGCTGAGCAGCGGCGTCTGGAAGTCGATCGAGGCCAGGAACCGCCTGTCCTCCCGCTGCATCAGCTGCAGTCGGTAGGATCCGACGACCAGCAGCTTGTTGACGTCGTAATAGGGATAGATGCCGGCCGTGATGGCGAAATCGCCCACGTTTTGCCGCAATGGCCCGTCCGTGCGGAGGCGCAGTCCCAGGTAGGCGGCCGCCGGATAGTTGTAATGC
The Candidatus Aminicenantes bacterium genome window above contains:
- a CDS encoding ATP-binding protein gives rise to the protein DGHALALDDRLGTSVRRLEEITGRIRSVIADLRPPLLDDYGLAATLEWAAEEFTRKSGLPVKTWIEEGFPRLKPLAEIALARIVGEALTNVHRHARASRVVLSLEADEHNANLMIKDDGVGFWLEKTRRAAAASHWGLSIMRERAEAVGGKFRIVSAPGSGTQVLVEVPR
- a CDS encoding response regulator transcription factor, whose amino-acid sequence is MTVSVYLADDHRIMRDGLRTLIEARPGLRVIGESGDGRVTVREVVRLKPDVVLLDIAMPGLNGIEAAREIRRRCPAVEIIILSMHSTNEHVYRALEAGARGYLLKECAGPEVIEAVLAAKAGRRYLSGKISEREVEEFRRRREAGKTASPLDRLSPREREILQLVVEGKSSAAIAKIVFLSPKTVETYRSRLMKKLEVADLPSLIRYAVANGLTPA